ctattaaaaatattcaaacaTTCAGCAGTAACTGCAGGTGAGCTTTTAAAGCACTTGGTTCAAGCGTTTCCACCAAAGAGCAAACTGCTCCTTTCATGGCATATAATCATGGCCGTTCCAAGAAAGCCATTCTAACCATGTGTTGCattaaatactttcctcatttttcttaaacatttctCTCTTTTAGTGCCAATTACAGCTAGAAGACAATTGGGAGAAATACTGATACTGAGCCAGTCTTTTGCATAAAAAAGATTTCACGCTCAGTTTATTTTAGCTTAGTCGTGAATGTATCAGACCTtaacagtaaataaaataaatccctTTGGTTGTTTCTCCTGAAGTCATATAGCAATAAACTAGAAGGAACACTGCAGACTTACAGGactctattttcttttcaaataactAAATATTTCTTACTTTTAACAAAATTATGTGCagcctaaacaaaaaaaaaggccaaggaaaaaggtattttctcCCCAGGATTCTCTTATGACTAACCTATGGTCTGAGGCTGTTGGGGTGAGAAGACCCTATGAACTTCTTCCAAAGGGATATCAAAAGCATCTGCAAGTAGGAGGACTCCTGAATTCACCAAATACTTCCAGAAAACTACCAGTAACTGGACAATTACATAGTGGATAACGCACTGGGATGTAAGAAAAATCATTCCAGTATTTGAAATGGAAAGCATCGGTACTTGCAGGTGTCATGGTACCTAGACAGCACGTCTTGGAGAGCAACCATTTCTGTAAGTTCTAATCTTTTGTTCCTTCTGGTCTTTTGTGCGACAGTTACTagcaaaagagacaaaaaaaaatgactttttttttacataaacagAAAGCTTGAAAGAGAGAGGCTTAtaaaaaagacagtaaaattgGACTCTGTTCCTGGAGGAGATGTGAAATGGCAGTGGGGAACCAAGACAGTGAAAAATGAGCAAATGAGACAGAAGTTAACCTACtgaaaactttattttatttacttctgcTGACACTATTTAGTGCCGTCTAATACACCTTCTGGAtgaaagtttttctttaaaaattcaccACAGTAACCTCTTGATTATGGAGATACGATTTATGAGCAAAAGAGTCCTTGGCTGTCCTCCCCTGAAGCTGGGAAATTACAGCCAGGGCATTTCTCAAAATGAGAAATGAGACAAAAGGATACGTGCCACTTTCAAGCCTTTTTTATGTATCATAAAGATTCACAACGCTTTTCTTAACATGAAAATAACGTGCTAGGAGATACCAGGCAATACAGAAACACTGACCGAAGAGTAAAGAGGGGAAGATGCTCACATACAGCTTGAAATATTCTAATACCAAACGTggtgaataatatttttttacactttttatatgtatatatagccACCACTCACATCACATAGCAGTCCTGTGACTCTCTGCTCCCCacagctgtgccccccccccaacacGCACATCAACATCCAGTGTATTTTTAACAGCGGGGCTTTAGTGTAGAACTTCCTACAGGAAACGTTAACCTCGCGTACCCCAAGCAGCACACTCTGCACAACTGCTCGGTAACAGCAAAACCCAGGAAGCCCAAATACCAGAAAAATGTAACTCGCTGCAAGAGATGACGCGCATAACGCCGCGAAGTTCCCTTGTACTGTGCCTGTAAAGCAAAGGGCCTCTCCAGCTTGCAGTCTTCCCTCAAAAGATTCTTTGCTGATTTGAGCAGAACAGGCTTTATCCGTCATAACCTCAGCTTATTAAGTTCTGCACCCCAGCAGACAGAAAAGCCCGTCACAGAGTCAAACTCTTACACGTTGTGATAAAACAGAAATACCTGCACGCGTCATCCCGCAGCAGCAGAGACTCCCTGTAAAGTCACGTCCGCTTGAGCCAAAGACTCTCCCTCAGAAGCCAGCAGCGCAGCCTGCGGCACTCGAGGCAACACATTCAAATGGAGGATCGAGCCACCTGAAGTCCAAACTTAGAGATGTCTGTAGGTCTTTATTAACCACCAGGGAGCCTGAACTACATGCAAAATTTGGATGGATCAAGGCGTGAGAGAGGtaaaaggcaaaaaggaaaataaaaaaagctttcatttttcagtttgggATGGTTGGAAGGGTTTTCTCATCTGTTGTCTGAAAGAAATGAATGGCTGCTTTTCAGATACACTGGAAAGCAGTCTTTGCCCTTTGCACTTCGCTGGTCACCATCTGGTGTGCCTACCTGCATCATGCAGAAATCATTTAGTTTTTTTAAGACAAAACATATAATGATATTTCACTGTTTGTTCCAGTAATTTTTGCACACTGAAACTTTGCTCTGGAGTCTTTAAATAATTGTGGCTCCAGTCTATCGCAGATGTAAAAATGGCTTCGCTTACTCGTAACCGTCGTATCGGATCGGACCGCTTGCCTATCTTGTGCGGCACGCTGCCTCCGACGCTGGTCAGAtaccagctgctgcagaggaaaCTGCGCACAACGCTGCCACAGGTAGCTGGAGAAGAAGTTGCCCAGGAGGAAGTTACTTCCCCCCAACACCTGCTCTGCGTGCAATTGCTGTGCAACTGGGTTCTTCGTCTCAGCAAGAGATTTATCTGCTCTTCAACTTCTCCTCCAAGCTGGCCCTGGGACCCAAACTGACAGCGATGCGGGGGGCTGCCCCAGGATGTTAAGCAGTTCCTGCCTCAGTGCTTGGAAACATCTATCCCTTAGAGCTCTGTCTAGTAAATATGTCATACAAAAAgggactatttttttaatttatttatttaaacatttagcTTGAGAAGCTCAATACAAAGGTCGCAAGAGATCTCTTGCTTTAGAACGCTGATACTTGGAGGAAATAGTTGCAAGTCTGTGCTGTGACCAGAGACTTCCTGGTGCGTGATGGGGAAGCAAGAATCTCAGTAAATGCAGAGGAAGACATGTCCATGCACAACATAGAACAAACTGCTACTGCAAACCACATCTCTGATTCAGCAGAACATGCCAACTGCAGACTAAGTAGCAAGGAAACAGGGTACCCACCATGACTTTCTTGACGTGTAGATAAAAAATGCAGTGGAGTAGTGCAGTAGCCTATGTGATGACAGTAGTTGGCCTACAAGCCATGCCACAGAACTGTGATTTCACCTAGTCAAGACCTCTTCACAGAGAGAACACTTTAAGCTGGAGAAACAGCATAAGGCTTCACAGGCCTTTATCGCTTTGGGTCAATCACATTATAACTGACTGTTCTGTTATCTGTAACATTAAGTCACCTGGAAGTCGGAAAGGCGCTGCACCTCCTCCTGCAGTGAAGTCAGTCAGAAATGGGCTCGAGAGCCAGCTCACTGCTCTGCCAGATCGGCACCGCAGATGTTCAGCCCTGAGAAACCAACTGAAATGCTGATGTGATACTTCCTGCGCCCGTCACAGTGCTGCTGGGTGTAGAGGACGGTCTTGCATGCTCACAGTGCCTCAGGTATCCTAGAGAACGGGGACATCTCCCCTTATAGCAGCTCTAACCCGTTGCAGATTCTCTTTTCCCAACTCTTTCTCCAAGATTCCAGCCCTTCTGTATTCCTTCCCATCTCTCCATAGCCTGCATCAATTCAGGACACATCCTCACCCCTCCCAGTAACTCTACTGCATCCTTCCAGTCGGTGTAAGAATCTGGGAGAGATGTACAGCGCCGCTTGACATGCGGCTGTGTTAAACACACATGGAGGAAACGGAGCGAAACAACTGCGAACCGTAACACAAAGCTTGTGGTCTCTAGCTGGGATGTTTGGACTAAGACCGATTACTGTAAGGGCAGCCCTTGTAGGGGCTTCATCACCACCTCTAACCATGTAACCATGTAACACAGGATCACTGTCTAACATCTGAGCTAGACCTCCAGCTTTTCACTACAGCCAAAGGAGAGCTGGTGGTAGTTCACTGGAGCTTCAAgtcctgtgttttggtttcggctgccgccggcaacaaaagcgccacgcggccgcccctccccccgccggcgtgtggaggagaatgaaaagaaagaggcagaagctggtgggtcgggataagggcagtttaccagaacagcaaacagagggaaacaggaacaacaacgatacagataaggagaaaacacgacaaaaacagacccgctctctcggaccgcaccggcgccgcacgctcccgagccgcgagtgagttcccgccgcgccgccccccccaccggaacccagcgtgacgtcacatggtatggaatacccggctctgtttggccaggtggggtcagcccccaccccctggctgtgccccttcctggagtccggtgaaaattaaccctgtcctggccaaacccaggacatactgCTTACCTGACCAAACGTAGCCATTTCCTTCAGAACGAGGTGAATCACACAGAGAGCATCGCATGGCTCATCGCTGACCCAGAGAGGGAGCGCTGGGTGACTCTCGGACAGACAAGCTGATGTTATAGATATCGTACTTAACACCATCAGTCGTACCACGGTATCCACCTTCCGAGCTCAGGTTTCCACCAGCGCTGGTTAAACCAGCTGGAGGTGCACCAACGCTACTGGGGAGCACGTCCCATCCGTAAAAGAATGGCAGCAGGACGGGTAAAGCAAACCCCACTACAAACCCTGCATGCGGCTGAGGCACAACGCTTTATTCCACACAGAACCGGAGGGCGAAGGACCGCAGCTGAAGTGACAGTGGCACAGTGTCGCTTACCGTTTGGCACTCTACGCTTGAGCTACAGTAAGCGTGTCTTTGTACGGACGCAACAGTGACTATGGCAAAACATTTGAGCTAACCACCGGAGAGGTCAGCGCGAGTCTAATCTGCAAAAAAGTCTCTTCTGCGCTGGGGAGCTTGGGTTTCACCGAGCCCTTTGCTTTCCAGCCACCCGGttactttcctttcttctttttcttttttggggagCCAGGCCAGGGAAAGCCCCGGCACTCCAGGAAGGCGGGGGCATTGTGGCAGATGTAGTAGGCGTTGAGCATGGCATCTGGGCTGAAGATATCCCCTTCCTTCACCACCTTCTTCGCTTGCTTTTTGGAGCGTTTGCCTTTGCCACGCTTGGGTTTGCTACTTTTAACTGCCTGCAGAGAGAAAATGACCACAAAAACACTCAGTCCTGCATCTTTATGGTCTTGCTTCTGGGTAGAGGATCCCAAGACATCCTGGAACAGCTGTTTCATTGCATCTTAGTCCTGGCTCGCAGTATTAGCTCAGAGGCCCTCACCTCAGACTCCTGTACTTTGTGGTAATTCTATATATGGACTCACAAGCGCTAATACACTTTCACCAAACCCCTATTTGCTCTATAGGCTGTAAGAATCTTTGAAGTCATCAGGCCGAGCTAATTAGTGTTCCCTTGTGCTTCTCTCTGGCTAAAAAAAGGCTTGTGCGAAATGGAAATCATGCATTCTTTTCAACAGATTTTTTCATTAATGCATTACGATACAGTCCTGAAGTAAACTAAGCCTATGCTGTGTGTTCATCCAGTGCTGTGTGTCTGCTTGTGACTCTGGATCATAAACCAGAAAAGCAGGTCTCCCCTCTACAGCTGTGGCCTTTTCAAGGCTCTGCGACAGAGCTGCTCTTCCACCGTTAGCAGCAACACCAACCTAAACAGCAGCTCTGCCATTCTGCATGCAGGAAGGAGGTGTTGGCAAGACTCAGCCCAGCCCTAGAACAGGCCAAAACAATCCTCCTGGTAACTCCAGCTGATCAGCGCTGGTGCCTGAACACCCAGCCTCTTGCCTCTGAGAGGGGTTTGCCAGAGTCTGATTCACTCCCTGGATTGTTTTCTCACCCATCCTGGCCACTCCTCGCAACAAGCCCGGAGCGTGTCTGCATGGAAGACGCTGCCTCCAGCTACTGAGCAACAGAAACCGGGTCAGGGATCCGGAGGGATCTCTCCTTGCTGCTGTGTAGGCAGGAAAATGGTGATGGCAACACGGAGCCAgaaggggggctgcagccccggaACGCCGAGGATGGAGCGACAGCTAGTCCCAGAGAAAAGGCTGAACGGGAGTGTTTGCACATCGCGAGTGACTGGAAGTATTTGGTCTCTGGTCCGATGCCAAGAGC
The sequence above is drawn from the Opisthocomus hoazin isolate bOpiHoa1 chromosome 8, bOpiHoa1.hap1, whole genome shotgun sequence genome and encodes:
- the SMKR1 gene encoding small lysine-rich protein 1 — translated: MKCSTHSVQLRSAKKAVKSSKPKRGKGKRSKKQAKKVVKEGDIFSPDAMLNAYYICHNAPAFLECRGFPWPGSPKKKKKKGK